One window from the genome of Eucalyptus grandis isolate ANBG69807.140 chromosome 7, ASM1654582v1, whole genome shotgun sequence encodes:
- the LOC104455750 gene encoding uncharacterized protein LOC104455750 yields MAETSPLKRQREATPDEEEEEKRQKSYKDILSLLEEEEDLPGQDLSSLITSLQQELASVSSDPLAASAEEAGPEATSSSASPAGEGGGEGGDERERVMRRLLEASDDELGLPYPPADLLVPLARSKVKSVIWWKNISCPYQVIREMLSSSLMVELRLRVQVPPFTPGFDT; encoded by the exons ATGGCGGAAACGTCGCCACTGAAGCGCCAGAGAGAGGCGACCCccgatgaagaagaggaggagaagcggCAGAAGTCGTACAAGGACATTCTCTCCCTCCTCGAGGAAGAGGAAGACTTGCCGGGCCAGGACCTGTCATCCCTCATCACGAGCCTCCAGCAAGAGCTCGCCTCCGTCTCCTCCGACCCTTTGGCTGCCTCCGCCGAGGAAGCCGGCCCGGAAGCCACTTCTTCGTCTGCTTCGCCTGCGGGCGAAGGCGGAGGCGAAGGAGGagacgagagggagagggtgATGAGGCGCTTGCTCGAGGCCTCCGACGACGAGCTCGGCCT CCCCTATCCCCCTGCCGACCTACTTGTGCCCCTAGCTCGATCGAAGGTCAAGAGTGTGATCTGGTGGAAAAACATAAGTTGTCCATATCAAGTGATACGTGAAATGCTCAGCAGTAGCTTAATGGTAGAGCTGAGGTTGAGGGTTCAAGTCCCTCCTTTTACTCCTGGCTTTGACACTTAG